The following proteins are encoded in a genomic region of Leishmania major strain Friedlin complete genome, chromosome 25:
- a CDS encoding tagatose-6-phosphate kinase-like protein translates to MGSPLIAVIGPNPAFQKTLAFDELRVDEVNRAATVHSYTGGKGTNFCRASACCKESPHFCRTTLHTFVGGKTGERVIDLLHQEGIAVYPVTVPAETRTCITCLDTQNSTMTELIEPSAAVPDDAAKDMDRALLKALEHAGGMAIMGSLPDGSSPDLYTRWTEMAAAAQKPVLIDAVKGIEASLKVPGVHSILKVNMRELNKLTGQSTPESAFEYAMQMWTVRVLAVTDGPRSAYIQERGQPLQVVHIPKVDGVVSPLGAGDTADAIFLAKYIHGTTPVEAFRLALAAASANCLQKEAGVFAQHEMRRIADGITIGSSRPHSSSNTRA, encoded by the coding sequence ATGGGCTCACCATTGATCGCGGTGATCGGGCCCAACCCGGCATTCCAGAAGACGCTCGCCTTTGATGAGCTTCGCGTCGATGAGGTGAACCGCGCCGCAACGGTGCACAGCTACACGGGTGGCAAGGGCACCAACTTCTGCCGTGCCTCTGCGTGCTGCAAGGAAAGCCCGCACTTCTGCAGGACCACATTGCACACTTTTGTCGGTGGCAAGACAGGTGAGCGCGTGATCGACTTGCTCCATCAGGAGGGTATCGCAGTTTATCCTGTCACCGTGCCGGCGGAGACACGAACCTGCATCACCTGCCTCGACACCCAGAACAGCACAATGACGGAGCTGATCGAACCCTCGGCGGCTGTACCGGACGATGCTGCAAAGGACATGGACCGAGCACTCCTCAAGGCGCTCGAGCATGCGGGCGGCATGGCGATCATGGGCAGCTTGCCagacggcagcagccccgACCTCTACACCCGCTGGAcggagatggcggcggcggcgcagaagccTGTTCTCATCGACGCCGTCAAGGGGATCGAGGCTTCGCTGAAGGTGCCAGGCGTCCACTCGATCCTAAAGGTGAATATGAGGGAGCTGAACAAGCTCACGGGCCAGTCCACCCCGGAGAGCGCGTTCGAGTACGCTATGCAAATGTGGAcagtgcgtgtgctggccgTCACCGATGGCCCTCGCTCTGCGTACATCCAAGAGCGGGGCCAGCCTCTCCAAGTCGTTCACATACCAAAGGTGGACGGCGTGGTGAGCCCGCTCGGGGCCGGCGACACGGCGGATGCCATTTTTCTCGCCAAGTACATTCACGGCACAACCCCAGTAGAGGCGTTCCGGTTGGCCCTGGCTGCGGCCTCTGCCAACTGTCTTCAAAAGGAGGCCGGCGTCTTTGCGCAACATGAGATGAGACGTATCGCCGACGGCATCACGATCGGGTCATCGCGCCCACACAGCTCGTCCAACACACGCGCCTAG
- a CDS encoding histone H4 yields MAKGKRSTDAKGSQRRQKKVLRDNIRGITRGCVRRMARRGGVKRISSEVYEEVRRVLKAYVEDIVRCSTAYTEYARKKTVTACDVVTALRKQGHILYGYA; encoded by the coding sequence ATGGCCAAGGGCAAGCGCTCCACTGATGCCAAGGGCAGCCAGAGGCGCcagaagaaggtgctgcgcgacaacATCCGCGGCATCACTCGCGGCTGCGTCCGCCGCatggcgcgccgcggcggcgtgaaGCGCATCTCGAGCGAGGTGTACGAagaggtgcgccgcgtgctgaAGGCCTACGTGGAGGACattgtgcgctgcagcacggcctaCACCGAGTACGCACGCAAGAAGACCGTGACGGCGTGCGATGTTGTGAccgcgctgcgcaagcaAGGCCACATCCTGTACGGCTACGCGTAA